The window GGGCCCTCGGCGTCGAACTCGACGAGATCCGCGAGACCTTGCAGCGCCGCGCGCTCGACACCACCGTGAGCACCCGGACCATGGGTGACTTCGAGGCCGGCACCCAGGGCGCCGTGCGCTTCGAGGTGCAGGGCATCGTCAAGGGTGAACCCCGCCTGGTCATCGAGCACATCACCCGCATCCACCCGAGCTGCGCCCCCGACTGGCCGTCACCGCCCAACGGCGACGGAGCACACCGCGTGATCATCGAGGGCCGCCCGCGCATCGAGGTCACCGTGGAGGCCACCGACGAGGGCGACAACCGCTCCGCCGGCGGGAACGCCACCGCCGTCGGCCGGCTCGTCGGAGCCATCGACTGGCTCGTGGACGCGGAGCCCGGTCTGTACGACGCCCTCGACGTGCCGCTGCGCCCGGCGGTCGGCAGACTCGGCGCGCCCGGACCGCTCGAAGCACCCACGCCGCTCGAAGCACCCACGTCGCTCGAAGCGTCCGCACCGCTCGAAGCGCCCGCGCCGCTCGGAGCGCCCGCGCCGCTCGGAGCGCCCGCGCCGCTCGGAGCGCCCGCGCCGCTCGGAGCGCCCGCGCCGCTCGGAGCGCCCGCGCCGCTCGGAGCGCCCGGAACCAAGTGACAACCAAGTGACATCGACGCCGACAGGCCCTTGTCGGCACCCCAAGGACGCGCCTGCGGCCCCGGCCGAGGCCGGGAACGTGGACGAAGGAGTCCCGGATGAACGTCGACATCCCCGAGGGCAAGCACCCGATCGAGTACGTGTGGGGCGACATGGTCCCCGGCATCGGGCCCGCCGCCGCGAACTTCTCACTGGCCGTCTACGCCCACACGACCCTGGGACTGCGCGAGTTCGAGGCCGCCCGGCTTCGGATCGCGCAGATCAACGGCTGCCTCTTCTGCCTCGACTGGCGGACCGAGCGGGACGGCCACAAGGTCGAGGACGACTTCCCCGACGCCGTCGAGCACTGGCGCACGACCGACGCCTTCGACGACCGCACCCGCCTGGCCGCCGAATACGCCGACCGCTACGCACTGGACCACCACGGCCTCGACGAGGAGTTCTGGGGCCGGATGACCACGCACTACAGCCAGACCGAGATCGTCGAACTGACCATGAGCCTCGGCTCCTGGCTCGCCTTCGGACGGCTCAACCGTGTCCTGGGTCTCGACGCCATGTGCGTACTGCCGGGGCACTGAACCGGTCCGGGGCCGCCCGGCAGACCCGGGCGGCCCCGATCTCGTCCCCCTCTCGTCCCCCTGGTCTCCTTGGTCTCCTTTCGTCCGCCTTTCGTCCGCCTCTCGTCCGCCGTCCGGGACGGGGCGCGTTCGTCTCCGGGCCGTGCACGCGCACGCGCTCGGGTCGTCGCTACAGGTCCGCCGCGATGATCTTCTCGATGTTCCGTTCGGCGAGCGCCGTGATGGTGACGAACGGATTGACGCTGGTGTTGCCCGGGATCAGCGCGCCGTCGATGACGTACAGACCCGGATGTCCGTGCAGACGGCCGTAGTTGTCGGTCGCCTTGTTGAGCACCGCGCCACCCAGGGGGTGGTACGTCAGGTGGTCGCCCCAGATCTTGTAGGCGCCGAAGAGGTCGGTGCGGTAGATCGTCCCCTCCTTGGCGTTGATCTTGTCGAAAATCGTCTTGGCCATGTCGATGGACGGCTGCTTCCAGGCGGTCTGCCAGTTGAGATCGACCTTGCCCGCCGACGCGTTCCACGAGAACTGGGCGCGGTTGGGGTTCTTGGTGATCGACAGATAGAACGAGGCGAAGGTCTCGATGCCGGTGGGCAGCGGCGCCACCTCGGCGAACGCGCCGCCCGCGGCCCAGTTGTCGATGCCGGAGCACGGAATGGACGACTGCACGGCACCGGTGGGGTCCCACAGATGGTTGGCGCGGCCGCACATCACGTTGCCGTTGTCGCCCCAGCCCTTGCCCACCTCGCTGTTGAGGCCCGGCAGCGCGCCCGTTGCCTTGAGCTTGACCAGCAGCTTGCTGGTGCCGACGCTGCCGGCCGCGAAGAACACCCGGTCCGCGGTGACGGTCTTGGTGGCCGTGGTGTTGCCGCCGGTGTCGAGTTGGTCGATGACGACCGTGTAGCGGCCGCCCGTCGCCGGAGCGACCGAAGTGACCTTGTGCAGCGCTGAGATGGAGACCCGGCCGGTCGCCCTGGCCCTGGCGAGATATGTCTTCTGGAGCGACTTCTTGCCGTAGTTGTTGCCATAGAGGATCTCACCCGCGAGCGCGGACTTCGGTACGGTCCCGGCGGCCTCCTGTTCCATGTAGTCCCAGTCGTACACGTCGGGCACGAAGACGAAGGGGAAGCCAGAACGCTGGGCGTGCTTACGGCCGACGCGGGCGTACTGGTAGCAGTCGGCGGTCTCGAACCATGTCGGGTCGACCGTGCCGACCCCGAGACCGGAGTTGGCCCGCGGGTAGTAGACGGAGTACATCTCGTCGGCGTTGACCGACGGGAGGACGGCGCCGAAGTTCTCCCGCCTCGGAGTGACCGCCATCCCTCCGTTGACCAGTGAGCCGCCGCCCACGCCGCGGCCCTGGTAGACGATGATGCCGCCCATCTCCTCGGCGTCCAGGATCCCGGTGTAGCGAGGGACGTCCTTGTCGATGGGGAAGCCGAGGAAGTTGCTGAGCGGCTGCTTCGTCCTGGTGCGCAGCCAGTAGGAGCGGTAGT is drawn from Streptomyces liliifuscus and contains these coding sequences:
- a CDS encoding carboxymuconolactone decarboxylase family protein codes for the protein MNVDIPEGKHPIEYVWGDMVPGIGPAAANFSLAVYAHTTLGLREFEAARLRIAQINGCLFCLDWRTERDGHKVEDDFPDAVEHWRTTDAFDDRTRLAAEYADRYALDHHGLDEEFWGRMTTHYSQTEIVELTMSLGSWLAFGRLNRVLGLDAMCVLPGH
- a CDS encoding GMC oxidoreductase — encoded protein: MNDDSPRGTRLRGVSRRRFITGTGSLLGSAALAGQVLPAHAATTAAAAAIEPGAHVPALVIGTGYGGSVAALRLAEAGVDVHMIEMGMAWDTPGSDGKIFANTTSPDYRSYWLRTRTKQPLSNFLGFPIDKDVPRYTGILDAEEMGGIIVYQGRGVGGGSLVNGGMAVTPRRENFGAVLPSVNADEMYSVYYPRANSGLGVGTVDPTWFETADCYQYARVGRKHAQRSGFPFVFVPDVYDWDYMEQEAAGTVPKSALAGEILYGNNYGKKSLQKTYLARARATGRVSISALHKVTSVAPATGGRYTVVIDQLDTGGNTTATKTVTADRVFFAAGSVGTSKLLVKLKATGALPGLNSEVGKGWGDNGNVMCGRANHLWDPTGAVQSSIPCSGIDNWAAGGAFAEVAPLPTGIETFASFYLSITKNPNRAQFSWNASAGKVDLNWQTAWKQPSIDMAKTIFDKINAKEGTIYRTDLFGAYKIWGDHLTYHPLGGAVLNKATDNYGRLHGHPGLYVIDGALIPGNTSVNPFVTITALAERNIEKIIAADL